The Acidobacteriota bacterium DNA window CTCCTCCGCCTTGGTGGTGAGGAAGCGCTGGATCCCCTGGAGCACGTCCTTGCGGCTGATGCGCCCCATGAGCACACCGTCCTTGACCACCGGCAGAGTGGGAAAATGACAGCGCAGGAACTGCTCCACCACGCGGAAGAAGTCCATCTCCGGCTCGATGATGGTGGCCGGCGACATGAAGTCCTTGACCGTCGCAGGATGCTCCTGGTTCTCATAGATGGCGTGGGAGAGAACCCGCAAGCAATCCTTGTCGGTGAGAATACCCAAGAGCTTGTCGTGCTCGTCCACCACCATGGCAGCGGTCACCTCGCGATCGATGAGGCGCTCGATGGCTTCGACAATGTCCAGATCCGGTGTCAAGGTCAGACGGACCGGGGTCATCCAATCCCTGGCGGTGGGAATCCTGGTAGTGGGCATGCAGCTTCTCCTGGTAAAAATATCTCGAAGCCCGGCGAAGGCCGGGAGGGTTGGGCGGTAACTCGGCCCGGCGGATCTCCCATGGGAGCCGCCCAGTAGAGCTAGTCAGCGCAGCCAGACAGCGCAGCCAGACAGCGCAGCCAGACAGCGCAGCCAGACAGCGCAGCCAGACAGCGCAGCCAGTCAGGGCAGCCAGACAGCGTAGCCAGACTGCGTAGCCAGACAGGGGGCAACC harbors:
- a CDS encoding CBS domain-containing protein; translation: MPTTRIPTARDWMTPVRLTLTPDLDIVEAIERLIDREVTAAMVVDEHDKLLGILTDKDCLRVLSHAIYENQEHPATVKDFMSPATIIEPEMDFFRVVEQFLRCHFPTLPVVKDGVLMGRISRKDVLQGIQRFLTTKAEELRKMLQQPDGAGRPSSIEEMQKAAAEHDPEALARRFTQNR